In Pseudomonas fluorescens, the following are encoded in one genomic region:
- a CDS encoding helix-turn-helix domain-containing protein, with protein sequence MRSKKSQAVLARLKQVTGTKTDASLSSALQISPQTLSSWKGRDSTPYSLCVEIAQARGISLDWLLLGEGPVLRQTVTDSSEADQASTTREDTILALWRLLDEADRCAIQNALEEKQRLRDMELRLSEMASILATLKTSTET encoded by the coding sequence TTGCGTAGCAAAAAATCACAAGCCGTTTTGGCTCGACTAAAGCAAGTTACTGGCACAAAAACCGATGCTTCTTTATCTTCCGCGCTACAGATCAGCCCGCAGACACTTAGTAGCTGGAAAGGCCGCGATAGCACGCCATACTCATTATGCGTAGAAATCGCACAAGCGCGGGGAATCTCCCTTGACTGGTTGCTGCTGGGTGAAGGGCCGGTCCTGAGACAAACAGTTACTGATTCTTCGGAGGCTGATCAGGCAAGCACAACACGGGAAGACACCATTCTCGCGCTCTGGCGGTTGCTCGACGAAGCTGATCGCTGCGCCATACAAAACGCACTCGAGGAAAAGCAACGACTGCGTGATATGGAACTCAGACTTTCCGAAATGGCCTCTATTCTTGCAACACTTAAAACCTCAACTGAAACTTGA
- a CDS encoding SAM-dependent methyltransferase — translation MSVTATPASLAPDHHAQFIDLLQTSLEHNAFIKLVLAKYVGDETDLQRIIIKPVTVKAQPCLSFVYRYKTRDITKNLPLADGVASIAGLLPASFKNAHLLSLTDEAQLEYSKKGKSSLFKSQPQQLREVPSAEHNREKNRFLDLSRPFLADLGVTNKQHELIPAMSRKWKQINKFIEVFSHALTSSPLALDKPVRVADFGSGKGYLTFAIHDYLRNTLKAEGEVTGVELREDMVTLCNTAAARLEHPGLVFKCGDVRSVAPSELDVMIALHACDIATDYAIHTGIRSGAAIIMCSPCCHKQIRLQIQSPALLKPMLQYGLHLGQQAEMVTDSLRALFLEACGYETKVFEFISLDHTNKNKMILAVKRAEPVDPAQLLAKIQELKDFYRISEHCLETLLRADGYLS, via the coding sequence ATGTCCGTCACCGCCACTCCCGCCAGCCTCGCGCCGGATCATCACGCTCAGTTCATCGACCTGCTGCAAACCAGCCTCGAGCACAATGCGTTCATCAAACTGGTGCTGGCCAAGTACGTGGGCGATGAAACGGACCTGCAGCGAATCATCATCAAACCGGTGACGGTCAAGGCGCAGCCTTGCCTGTCTTTTGTCTACCGCTACAAGACCCGCGATATCACCAAGAACCTGCCGCTGGCCGACGGCGTGGCGAGTATTGCCGGGCTGCTGCCGGCGTCGTTCAAAAATGCGCATTTGTTGTCGTTGACTGACGAAGCCCAGCTCGAATACAGCAAAAAGGGCAAGTCATCACTGTTCAAGAGCCAACCTCAGCAATTGCGCGAAGTGCCATCGGCCGAGCATAACCGTGAGAAAAACCGTTTTCTTGACCTGAGCCGGCCGTTTCTCGCCGACCTGGGTGTGACCAACAAGCAGCATGAACTGATCCCGGCGATGTCGCGCAAGTGGAAGCAGATCAACAAGTTCATCGAAGTGTTCAGCCATGCGCTGACGTCGTCACCCCTGGCGCTGGACAAACCGGTGCGTGTGGCGGACTTCGGTTCGGGCAAGGGCTACCTGACCTTCGCCATCCACGATTACCTGCGCAACACCTTGAAGGCCGAAGGCGAAGTGACCGGTGTCGAACTGCGTGAAGACATGGTCACCCTGTGCAACACCGCGGCTGCCAGGCTTGAACACCCCGGCCTGGTGTTCAAGTGCGGTGACGTGCGCAGCGTGGCGCCGAGCGAGCTGGACGTGATGATCGCCCTGCATGCCTGCGACATCGCCACCGACTATGCGATCCACACCGGCATCCGTTCCGGCGCGGCGATCATCATGTGCTCGCCGTGCTGCCACAAACAGATCCGCCTGCAAATCCAGAGCCCGGCACTGCTCAAGCCGATGCTGCAATACGGCTTGCACCTGGGCCAGCAGGCGGAGATGGTCACCGACAGTTTGCGCGCGTTATTCCTCGAAGCCTGTGGCTATGAGACCAAGGTGTTCGAGTTCATCTCACTGGACCACACCAACAAGAACAAGATGATCCTGGCGGTCAAACGCGCCGAGCCGGTGGACCCGGCCCAGTTGCTGGCGAAGATTCAGGAGCTGAAGGATTTCTATCGCATCAGCGAGCATTGCCTGGAAACGTTGCTGCGCGCTGACGGTTATTTGAGCTGA
- a CDS encoding ribbon-helix-helix domain-containing protein gives MCELYVKADPILYESRSRSLRICGVVTTLRLENQFWDILSEIAEVDGMTTNQLIAKLYEEVMDYRGEVVNFASFLRVSCTRYLSQRRTSAPELSVVRAVVK, from the coding sequence ATGTGCGAGCTGTACGTCAAAGCCGACCCGATTCTCTACGAATCGCGCTCCCGCTCGCTGCGCATCTGCGGGGTGGTCACCACCCTGCGGCTGGAGAATCAATTCTGGGACATCCTCAGCGAAATCGCCGAGGTCGATGGCATGACCACCAATCAGTTGATCGCCAAGCTGTATGAAGAGGTGATGGACTATCGCGGCGAGGTGGTCAATTTCGCGTCGTTTCTGCGGGTGAGTTGTACGCGGTACCTGAGCCAGCGGCGGACGTCGGCGCCGGAATTGTCGGTGGTGCGGGCAGTGGTGAAGTAG
- a CDS encoding MFS transporter: MSLNALEAGASPAVSHDEEKALVSKVAWRLMPLIMVCYLFAFFDRINISFAKFQLQADLSLSDTAYGLGAGLFVVGYVIFEVPSNMMLYKVGARRWIARIMMSWGLATAAMVFVNSEWQFYVLRFVIGAMEAGFAPGVLYYLTLWFPQHYRGRITSMLFLASAFAGLVGAPFSGLVLQHLDGVLQMRGWHWLFLLGGVPCIGLGLLVLTLLKDRIEDAHWLTSSEKTLLASRIAQHEPHKSGGSLLAALRIPGFLTLGLIYFLIQVASYGLNFWAPQLIRSAGTESPVMIGLLTAIPYICGAISMVVIGRLSDATGERRKFVAGLVAVGAVGFFCAGIFANHTTFLIVALGLLGAGIIASIPSFWTLPPKLLAGAGAGAAGGIAVINTLGQFGGIVSPVMVGRIKDLTGSTTPALYVIGVCALIAVALLLWGLPQKLRTLDKA; the protein is encoded by the coding sequence ATGAGCCTTAATGCACTGGAGGCCGGCGCGAGCCCGGCCGTTAGCCACGACGAAGAAAAAGCCCTGGTCAGCAAAGTCGCCTGGCGTCTGATGCCGCTGATCATGGTCTGCTACCTGTTCGCCTTTTTCGACCGCATCAACATCAGCTTCGCCAAGTTTCAACTGCAGGCCGACCTGAGCCTGAGCGACACCGCTTACGGCCTCGGTGCCGGGTTGTTCGTGGTCGGCTATGTGATTTTCGAAGTGCCGAGTAACATGATGCTGTACAAGGTCGGCGCCCGGCGCTGGATCGCCCGGATCATGATGTCCTGGGGCCTGGCCACGGCGGCCATGGTGTTCGTCAACAGCGAATGGCAGTTCTATGTGCTGCGCTTCGTGATCGGTGCGATGGAGGCGGGTTTTGCCCCGGGCGTGCTGTATTACCTGACCCTGTGGTTCCCGCAGCACTATCGCGGGCGCATCACCTCGATGCTGTTCCTGGCGTCGGCGTTCGCCGGCCTGGTGGGCGCGCCGTTCTCGGGCCTGGTGCTGCAACACCTCGACGGTGTGCTGCAAATGCGTGGCTGGCACTGGCTGTTCCTGCTCGGTGGCGTGCCGTGCATCGGCCTCGGTTTGCTGGTGCTGACTTTGCTCAAGGACCGCATCGAAGACGCCCATTGGCTGACGTCCTCGGAGAAGACCCTGCTGGCCAGCCGCATCGCCCAGCATGAGCCGCACAAGAGCGGTGGCTCGCTGCTCGCCGCGCTGCGGATTCCGGGCTTCCTGACCTTGGGCCTGATCTATTTCCTGATTCAGGTGGCGTCCTACGGCTTGAATTTCTGGGCGCCGCAACTGATCCGCAGCGCAGGGACCGAGAGTCCGGTGATGATCGGCTTGCTGACAGCCATCCCTTATATCTGCGGTGCCATCAGCATGGTGGTGATCGGACGCCTGTCCGATGCTACTGGCGAGCGACGCAAGTTTGTCGCCGGTCTGGTGGCGGTTGGTGCGGTAGGGTTCTTTTGCGCGGGGATCTTCGCCAACCACACGACCTTCCTGATTGTCGCGTTGGGCCTGCTCGGTGCCGGGATCATCGCCTCCATCCCGAGCTTCTGGACCCTGCCGCCGAAACTGCTGGCCGGTGCTGGCGCGGGCGCTGCCGGTGGGATCGCGGTGATCAACACCCTGGGCCAGTTCGGCGGCATCGTCAGCCCGGTGATGGTCGGCCGGATCAAGGACCTGACCGGCAGCACCACACCGGCGCTGTATGTCATTGGTGTGTGTGCGCTGATTGCGGTGGCGCTGTTGCTGTGGGGGTTGCCG
- a CDS encoding DUF4917 family protein, which translates to MTDFQDVDAQLEDWNALRSTTSFSGLLVGNGASRAVWDDFGYESLFENARTVEEKPLSPSELSVFDAMQTRSFEQVLSALKTTSRVNKALAVSSAAPRNRYYAIKEALINTVHAVHIPWRLVVPSTLVTINQELASYRTVFTTNYDLLNYWAVQHQPEAITDLFQGAEPGFDLSDTATDKTRLLYLHGGLHLVRNQDGTARKLMSTEGTLLGSFAINNTIKTLDDVPLFVNEGPSADKLKTIRSSDYLSFCYEQLLGHGQALCIFGHALGEQDSHIIHALRLAKPQVLAISIYPRSKAFIQHQKRHYAKVFEGTGVELRFFDSKSHALGGTKLSVPVEV; encoded by the coding sequence ATGACCGATTTCCAGGATGTCGATGCTCAACTTGAAGACTGGAACGCCTTGCGCAGCACCACTTCGTTCAGTGGTTTGCTGGTGGGCAACGGCGCCAGTCGCGCGGTGTGGGACGATTTCGGCTACGAGTCGCTGTTCGAAAACGCCCGCACCGTTGAAGAAAAACCCCTGAGCCCGTCCGAGCTGAGTGTGTTCGATGCGATGCAGACCCGCAGTTTCGAGCAGGTACTGAGCGCCTTGAAAACCACCAGCCGGGTCAACAAGGCCCTGGCGGTCAGCTCCGCCGCCCCGCGCAATCGCTACTACGCGATCAAGGAAGCGCTGATCAACACCGTGCATGCGGTGCATATCCCGTGGCGGCTGGTGGTGCCCTCGACACTGGTTACCATCAATCAGGAACTGGCCAGTTACCGCACGGTGTTCACCACCAATTACGACTTGCTCAACTACTGGGCGGTGCAACACCAGCCTGAGGCGATCACCGATCTGTTTCAGGGCGCCGAGCCCGGTTTCGACCTGAGCGACACGGCCACCGATAAAACCCGTTTGCTGTACCTGCACGGCGGTCTGCATCTGGTGCGCAACCAGGACGGTACGGCGCGCAAGCTGATGTCGACCGAGGGCACGTTGCTGGGCAGTTTCGCCATCAACAACACGATCAAGACCCTCGACGACGTGCCGCTGTTCGTCAACGAAGGGCCGAGTGCGGACAAGCTCAAGACCATTCGCAGTTCGGACTACCTGTCGTTCTGCTACGAGCAACTACTCGGTCACGGCCAGGCGCTGTGCATCTTCGGCCATGCGTTGGGGGAGCAGGACAGCCACATCATCCACGCCTTGCGCCTGGCGAAACCGCAGGTGCTGGCGATCTCGATTTACCCGCGCAGCAAGGCCTTCATCCAGCATCAGAAGCGGCATTACGCGAAGGTGTTTGAGGGGACGGGGGTTGAGTTGCGGTTTTTTGACTCCAAGAGCCATGCGTTGGGTGGCACGAAGTTATCTGTTCCAGTCGAAGTTTAG
- a CDS encoding YegP family protein produces the protein MSGWYEVSKSSNGQFRFVLKAANAETILTSELYTTHAAADKGIASVQANSPLDERYEKKTTKDGHPYFNLKAGNHEIIGSSEAYSSDAAMEKGIASVKANGSSKVVKDKTLPVL, from the coding sequence ATGTCCGGATGGTATGAAGTGAGCAAAAGCAGCAATGGCCAGTTCAGGTTTGTCCTCAAGGCGGCCAACGCCGAGACCATTCTGACCAGCGAGCTGTACACCACCCACGCCGCCGCCGACAAAGGCATCGCCTCGGTCCAGGCCAACAGCCCGCTGGATGAGCGTTACGAGAAGAAAACCACCAAGGATGGCCACCCGTATTTCAACCTCAAGGCAGGCAACCACGAGATCATCGGCAGCAGCGAGGCCTATTCCTCTGATGCCGCCATGGAGAAAGGCATTGCCAGCGTGAAGGCCAACGGCTCGTCCAAGGTGGTCAAGGACAAGACGTTGCCGGTGCTTTGA
- a CDS encoding DJ-1/PfpI family protein, which yields MAAKKILMLVGDYVEDYEVMVPFQALQMVGHTVHAVCPDKAAGQTVRTAIHDFEGDQTYSEKPGHLFALNFDFAKVDAADYDAVLIPGGRAPEYLRLNEKVLELVRAFDKAGKPIAAVCHGAQLLAAAGVLEGRECSAYPACAPEVRLAGGTYIDIPVTDGHVQGNLATAPAWPAHPNWLAGFLELLGTKITL from the coding sequence ATGGCTGCGAAAAAAATTCTGATGCTGGTTGGTGATTACGTCGAAGACTATGAAGTGATGGTGCCGTTCCAGGCGCTGCAGATGGTCGGCCACACGGTACACGCCGTTTGCCCGGACAAAGCCGCCGGCCAGACCGTGCGCACGGCGATCCATGACTTCGAGGGCGACCAGACCTACAGTGAAAAACCCGGTCACCTGTTTGCCCTGAACTTCGATTTCGCCAAGGTCGACGCAGCCGATTATGACGCCGTGCTGATTCCGGGCGGCCGTGCGCCGGAGTACCTGCGCCTGAACGAAAAAGTCCTGGAACTGGTGCGCGCATTCGACAAGGCCGGCAAGCCGATCGCTGCCGTGTGCCATGGTGCGCAGTTGCTGGCGGCCGCGGGTGTTCTCGAAGGTCGTGAATGCAGCGCCTATCCGGCCTGTGCTCCGGAAGTGCGACTGGCGGGCGGTACGTATATCGATATTCCGGTGACGGACGGCCATGTCCAGGGCAATCTGGCCACGGCGCCGGCCTGGCCTGCGCACCCGAACTGGCTGGCCGGTTTCCTGGAGTTGCTGGGCACCAAAATCACGCTGTAA
- a CDS encoding LysR family transcriptional regulator, whose product MLQKSLIRRLDLITLQLFVAVHEEGTLTRAASREAIAVSAASKRLMELEEALGISLFVRQAKGMSLTPAGETLLHHARQMLFNVEKMGLELGEHSHGVRGYVRMLANLSAIIQFLPEDLRDFSERHPQVKTDLEERPSAGVIQGVLDGVADLGICSIDSDIKGLHSVLYRQDKLVVLMPPHHPLASRSSVAFADTLGSDYVGLHAASSINMRTHAAAREAGKVLRVRIHVPGFDAMCRMVQANMGIGILPQRAYELFGRALGLHAVPLTDEWSDRALILVVRDEALLSPVSRMLFEHLRGGT is encoded by the coding sequence ATGCTGCAAAAAAGCCTGATCCGCCGTCTCGACCTGATCACCCTGCAACTGTTCGTCGCCGTGCATGAAGAAGGCACACTGACCCGTGCCGCCTCGCGCGAAGCGATTGCAGTCTCGGCGGCGAGCAAGCGCTTGATGGAGCTGGAGGAGGCGCTGGGCATCAGCCTGTTCGTGCGCCAGGCCAAGGGCATGTCCCTGACGCCGGCCGGTGAAACCCTGCTGCACCATGCCCGGCAGATGTTGTTCAACGTCGAGAAAATGGGGCTTGAACTGGGCGAGCACAGCCACGGTGTGCGCGGCTATGTGCGGATGCTCGCCAACCTGTCGGCGATCATTCAGTTTTTGCCCGAGGACCTGCGGGATTTTTCCGAGCGTCACCCACAGGTCAAGACCGACCTCGAAGAACGCCCCAGCGCCGGGGTGATTCAGGGCGTGCTCGACGGGGTGGCCGACCTCGGGATCTGTTCCATCGACAGTGACATCAAGGGCCTGCACAGCGTGCTGTATCGCCAGGACAAACTGGTGGTGTTGATGCCGCCGCACCATCCATTGGCGAGCCGGTCGAGCGTGGCGTTCGCCGATACGCTGGGCAGTGATTACGTTGGGTTGCATGCGGCCAGTTCGATCAACATGCGTACCCACGCCGCAGCCCGTGAGGCCGGCAAGGTGTTGCGGGTGCGCATTCATGTGCCAGGGTTCGATGCCATGTGCCGCATGGTCCAGGCCAACATGGGGATTGGCATCCTTCCGCAGCGCGCCTATGAACTGTTTGGCCGGGCGCTGGGGTTGCACGCGGTGCCGTTGACGGACGAGTGGTCGGATCGGGCGTTGATTCTGGTGGTGCGCGATGAGGCGTTATTGTCGCCGGTGAGCCGGATGTTGTTTGAGCATTTGCGAGGGGGTACCTGA
- a CDS encoding DMT family transporter: MSSRENTGMALGLLGVVIFSLTLPFTRIVVQELHPLLNGLGRALFAAVPAALLLLWRREKWPTWKQVKGLTLVMAGVILGFPVLSAWAMQTLPASHGALVNGLQPLCVALYAAWLSHERPSKAFWACAALGSALVLGYALISGAGSIQAGDLLMLGAIAVGGLGYAEGGRLAREMGGWQVICWALVLSTPLLIGPVVYLALQHQGEISAKTWWAFGYVSLFSQFIGFFAWYAGLAMGGIARVSQIQLLQIFFTIAFSALFFGEHVEPITWLFAGGVIVTVMLGRKTAIKPSVGASLLAKGSSHPT, encoded by the coding sequence ATGTCCTCGCGCGAAAACACCGGCATGGCCCTGGGCCTGCTCGGCGTTGTGATTTTCAGCCTCACCCTGCCCTTCACGCGGATCGTCGTGCAGGAACTCCACCCGCTGCTCAACGGCCTGGGCCGGGCATTGTTTGCGGCGGTTCCGGCGGCGTTGCTGTTGCTGTGGCGCCGGGAAAAATGGCCAACCTGGAAACAGGTAAAAGGCCTGACGCTGGTGATGGCCGGGGTGATCCTCGGTTTCCCGGTATTGTCGGCCTGGGCCATGCAAACCTTGCCGGCGTCCCACGGTGCGCTGGTCAACGGTTTACAGCCGCTGTGCGTGGCGCTGTACGCCGCGTGGTTGTCCCATGAACGGCCTTCGAAAGCCTTCTGGGCCTGCGCCGCATTGGGCAGTGCGTTGGTGCTCGGTTATGCACTGATCAGCGGTGCCGGCAGTATCCAGGCCGGTGACTTGCTGATGCTCGGCGCCATTGCAGTGGGCGGATTGGGCTACGCCGAGGGAGGCCGACTGGCCAGGGAGATGGGCGGCTGGCAGGTGATCTGCTGGGCGCTGGTGCTGTCGACGCCGCTGCTGATCGGCCCGGTGGTGTATCTGGCGCTGCAGCATCAGGGCGAGATTTCCGCCAAGACCTGGTGGGCCTTCGGTTATGTCTCGCTATTTTCACAGTTCATCGGCTTCTTCGCCTGGTACGCCGGGCTGGCCATGGGCGGCATTGCCCGGGTCAGTCAGATCCAGTTGCTGCAGATCTTCTTCACCATCGCCTTCTCGGCGCTGTTCTTCGGTGAACATGTGGAGCCGATTACCTGGCTGTTTGCGGGCGGGGTGATCGTGACGGTGATGCTGGGACGCAAGACAGCGATCAAACCAAGTGTGGGAGCGAGCCTGCTCGCGAAGGGGTCGTCACATCCAACATAG
- a CDS encoding hydroxymethylglutaryl-CoA lyase: MISDYSDSLIVQEVSPRDGLQIEPTWVETHDKIALIDQLSQAGFSRIEAGSFVSPKAIPALRDGELVFKGITRQPGVIYVALIPNLKGAQRALACRADELNLVMSASQTHNLANMRMRCEDSLAAFGEIVQFVGDSPVQLNASIATTFGCPFEGKIDEDRVVQIVEAYQELGIQGITLADTTGMANPRQVDRLVRRVLQRVSPADLTLHFHNTRGLGLCNVLAAYEAGARRFDAALGGLGGCPFAPGASGNICTEDLVNLCDEVGIHTGIDLPLLLKLSRGLPELLGHEVPGQLAKAGRNCDLHPVPS, encoded by the coding sequence ATGATCAGCGATTATTCCGACAGCCTGATCGTGCAGGAAGTGTCCCCGCGCGACGGTTTGCAAATCGAGCCGACCTGGGTTGAAACCCACGACAAGATTGCTCTGATCGATCAATTGTCGCAGGCCGGATTCAGCCGCATCGAAGCCGGTTCGTTCGTGTCGCCCAAGGCCATTCCGGCACTGCGCGATGGCGAGCTGGTGTTCAAGGGCATCACCCGGCAACCGGGGGTGATCTACGTCGCGTTGATCCCCAACCTCAAAGGCGCGCAACGGGCGCTGGCATGCCGTGCCGATGAGCTGAACCTGGTGATGTCCGCCAGCCAGACCCACAACCTGGCGAACATGCGCATGCGCTGTGAAGATTCATTGGCCGCGTTCGGCGAGATTGTGCAGTTCGTTGGCGACAGTCCCGTGCAACTCAACGCCAGCATCGCCACCACCTTCGGCTGCCCGTTCGAAGGCAAGATCGATGAGGACCGCGTGGTGCAAATCGTCGAGGCCTATCAGGAACTCGGCATCCAGGGCATCACCCTGGCCGACACCACGGGCATGGCCAATCCGCGTCAGGTCGACCGGCTGGTGCGGCGGGTGTTGCAGCGGGTGTCGCCAGCGGACCTGACCCTGCATTTTCACAACACCCGTGGCCTTGGTTTATGCAACGTACTGGCCGCTTACGAGGCCGGTGCCCGCCGCTTCGACGCCGCACTCGGCGGGCTCGGTGGTTGCCCGTTTGCACCGGGGGCCTCGGGAAACATCTGCACCGAGGATCTGGTGAACCTGTGCGATGAAGTCGGCATTCATACCGGCATCGATTTGCCGCTGCTACTGAAACTGTCCCGAGGACTGCCGGAGCTGCTCGGCCATGAAGTACCGGGGCAACTGGCCAAGGCTGGACGCAATTGCGATCTGCATCCCGTACCTTCCTGA
- a CDS encoding ogr/Delta-like zinc finger family protein, with amino-acid sequence MSTYKMVCPHCLSRMRIRTSEGRHIFLRVAYLQCTSEACGWSVRAEFEMTHELSPSGMPNPAVRLPCAGPDLRRAARPVAVSPATTEVPQET; translated from the coding sequence ATGAGTACTTATAAAATGGTGTGCCCGCACTGCTTGAGCAGGATGCGCATCCGCACCAGCGAAGGCCGGCATATTTTCCTGCGGGTGGCGTATCTGCAATGCACGTCGGAAGCTTGCGGCTGGTCCGTTCGTGCCGAATTTGAAATGACCCATGAACTTTCGCCCAGTGGCATGCCCAATCCGGCCGTGCGCTTGCCTTGTGCCGGGCCCGATTTGCGTCGTGCCGCCCGGCCCGTTGCAGTCAGTCCTGCCACGACAGAAGTGCCGCAGGAGACGTGA
- a CDS encoding CaiB/BaiF CoA-transferase family protein, protein MTAPLSAIKVIEIGTLIAAPFAARMLAEFGAEVIKIEAMGQGDPLRKWRKLHEGTSLWWYLQSRNKKSLALNLKSPEGIELVKQLATSADVLIENLRPGALEKLGLGWDVLHALNPNLTLVRISGYGQTGPYRDRPGFGAIGEAMGGIRYTTGTPGSPPARVGVSLGDSLASLHAVIGALMSLLRVKTGQGGGQIVDVSLAESVFNVMESLVPEYDMLGHVRERSGGALPGIAPSNTYLTADGAYVVIAGNSDPIYKRLMQTIGRADLTEAPEFAHNDGRAAKSNLLDAAITHWTSSLPIDEVLIALEAAEVPAGRIYSVADIVADPHYQARDMLLSAELPGGATVKMPGIVPKLSETPGGVNWSGPGLGQHTDGILAQLGLTAMDIERLKVEGVVQ, encoded by the coding sequence ATGACTGCCCCCTTGAGTGCGATCAAAGTGATCGAGATCGGCACGCTGATCGCCGCGCCGTTTGCGGCGCGCATGCTGGCCGAGTTCGGCGCCGAGGTGATCAAGATCGAAGCCATGGGCCAGGGCGATCCCCTGCGCAAATGGCGCAAGCTGCACGAAGGCACCTCGCTGTGGTGGTACCTGCAATCGCGCAACAAGAAGTCCCTGGCGCTGAACCTCAAATCCCCGGAAGGCATCGAACTGGTCAAGCAACTGGCGACCAGCGCCGATGTGCTGATCGAGAATCTGCGCCCCGGCGCCCTGGAGAAACTCGGCCTGGGTTGGGACGTGTTGCACGCGCTCAATCCCAACCTGACGCTGGTGCGGATTTCCGGTTACGGCCAGACCGGTCCGTACCGTGATCGCCCGGGTTTCGGTGCCATAGGCGAAGCCATGGGCGGGATTCGCTACACCACCGGCACCCCCGGTTCGCCACCGGCGCGGGTCGGCGTGAGCCTCGGCGATTCCCTGGCGTCGCTGCACGCGGTGATCGGCGCGCTGATGTCGCTGCTAAGAGTCAAGACCGGGCAGGGCGGCGGGCAAATCGTTGATGTGTCCCTGGCCGAAAGCGTGTTCAACGTCATGGAAAGCCTGGTGCCGGAATACGACATGCTTGGTCATGTGCGTGAACGCAGCGGTGGCGCCTTGCCGGGCATCGCGCCGTCCAACACTTACCTGACCGCCGACGGCGCCTACGTGGTGATTGCCGGCAACAGCGATCCGATCTACAAGCGTCTGATGCAAACCATCGGCCGCGCCGATCTGACGGAGGCTCCTGAGTTCGCCCACAACGACGGGCGTGCAGCCAAGAGTAATCTGCTCGACGCCGCCATCACCCACTGGACCAGCAGCCTGCCCATCGACGAGGTACTGATCGCCCTGGAAGCCGCCGAAGTCCCGGCCGGGCGCATCTACTCGGTGGCCGACATCGTCGCCGATCCGCACTATCAGGCGCGGGACATGCTGCTCAGTGCCGAGCTGCCCGGTGGTGCCACGGTGAAGATGCCGGGCATCGTGCCGAAACTCTCGGAAACCCCCGGCGGCGTGAACTGGTCCGGCCCCGGTTTGGGGCAGCACACCGACGGCATCCTCGCGCAACTGGGCCTGACCGCGATGGACATCGAACGCCTGAAAGTCGAAGGAGTGGTGCAATGA